The following coding sequences are from one Salmo trutta chromosome 36, fSalTru1.1, whole genome shotgun sequence window:
- the LOC115176127 gene encoding chitin synthase chs-2-like, with product MVHFKDKLLIRHKKRWSQIMYLYYILGWRLTRKYFKKFDQGEDERELREKMTKEKDNTYLLALDGDTDFQPSAVMLLIDRLKRYPRVAAACGRIHPTGTGPMVWYQKFEYAVGHWLQKTAEHVFGSVLCSPGCFSLFRGAALMDDNVMKRYTTKATEASHYVQYDQGEDRWLCTLLLQQGWRVEYNAASDAYTNAPQDFKEFYNQRRRWGPSTMANTIDLLGSGSLTSQRNSSISKPFILYQILSMAASILGPATICLMISESLSFILDIDPNTAQFLATVPPVVYLLLCVKLKSDTQITIAAVMSVLYAFLMIGTALSIVGK from the exons ATGGTGCACTTTAAGGACAAGCTACTGATCCGCCACAAGAAGAGATGGTCTCAG ATAATGTACTTGTACTACATTCTCGGCTGGCGACTCACCAGGAAGTATTTCAAGAAGTTTGATCAGGGTGAAGATGAGAGGGAGCTGAGGGAAAAGATGACG AAAGAGAAGGACAATACCTATCTACTGGCTTTGGATGGGGACACCGACTTCCAGCCCTCTGCTGTAATGCTCCTAATAGATCGACTGAAACGTTATCCACGTGTGGCTGCGGCATGTGGGAGGATTCACCCAACAGGCACAG GTCCTATGGTATGGTATCAGAAGTTTGAGTACGCGGTGGGCCACTGGCTTCAGAAGACTGCAGAGCACGTGTTTGGTAGCGTGCTCTGCAGCCCCGGCTGCTTCAGTCTGTTCAGGGGCGCAGCCCTCATGGACGACAACGTCATGAAGAGATACACCACTAAGGCCACAGAGGCTAGCCACTACGTACAGTATGATCAAG GTGAAGACCGCTGGCTGTGCACTCTCCTTCTGCagcagggctggagggtggagtACAATGCTGCGTCTGACGCCTACACCAACGCCCCCCAGGACTTCAAGGAGTTCTATAACCAGCGGCGGCGCTGGGGGCCCTCCACCATGGCCAACACCATCGATCTGCTGGGCTCAGGGTCTCTGACCTCCCAGAGGAACAGCTCTATCTCCAAGCCCTTCATCCTCTACCAGATTCTCAGCATGGCCGCCTCCATTCTAGGCCCGGCTACAATCTGCCTAATGATCTCAG AAAGCTTGTCGTTCATACTAGACATCGATCCCAACACCGCACAGTTCCTTGCAACAGTGCCCCCTGTGGTGTACCTGCTGCTGTGCGTCAAGCTGAAATCCGACACACAGATCACCATAGCAGCCGTCATGAGTGTCTTGTACGCTTTCCTCATGATAGGAACGGCTTTGTCCATCGTAGGTAAATGA